The sequence CCGCGTCCAGTGCGTCTGGCGGTGGTGATCGTCGCTTATAACAGCTACGAGGATCTGGCCTTGGCGTTGCCGGCTTTGCGCAATGGCCTGCAGAATTTTCGCTATGCCCTTTGCATCATTGACAACGCGAGCCGGGACGGCAGCGTTGATTATGTGCGGGAGCAACAGCGCCTGGATCCTCAGATTCGCCTGGTGGTCAATAGCCGCAACCGCGGCTATACCGCGGCGATCAATCAGGGGCTCGAC is a genomic window of bacterium containing:
- a CDS encoding glycosyltransferase; its protein translation is MFDSSHTLNHTTGRPRAAGPGEPRPVRLAVVIVAYNSYEDLALALPALRNGLQNFRYALCIIDNASRDGSVDYVREQQRLDPQIRLVVNSRNRGYTAAINQGLDRVGDAEYVLLLNPDVLIPPTTIPILLQEMEKDPTIG